A region from the Bactrocera dorsalis isolate Fly_Bdor chromosome 1, ASM2337382v1, whole genome shotgun sequence genome encodes:
- the LOC105231192 gene encoding PIH1 domain-containing protein 1: MSHPKNFLDADESLLEKNLKFVKNEVEEELNQYFSGTQDSDGLNESLAPPREYKVVQPKPGICIKSFKTNTNDKFFINVCQTEEIPPPEDITEEQLADILQSEVPSSFRIPMSISDPRVTKDKSNNSVDVCDIAINPNFFVKIQKSLLFKDFFLALIAEALNDKYNVQIKVEKSIILQNRKFIGTLVRHRVRNKDVKTVLNSYKQPNEEDKKKLVELEKSSGGKNVPLVQEIDTNELNVLKQKSEQLKQNSYKIKEAISLAGSTVPEFKLRAKLSKEEVEEIQAEFYLPKCLSSNEITLDIGEDRILLESMKHGYMFDKFVNYRLNQERARAIFDKTNKMLQVRIPVYPVH; encoded by the exons ATGTCTCATCCAAAGAACTTTTTAGATGCGGATGAAAGtctacttgaaaaaaatttaaaatttgtcaaG AATGAAGTGGAAGAAGAACTCAATCAATACTTTTCTGGCACGCAAGATAGTGATGGGTTAAATGAATCACTAGCGCCTCCACGTGAATATAAAGTTGTACAGCCAAAACCAG gaATTTGCATCAAAAGCTTCAAAACGAACACAAATGATAAATTTTTCATCAATGTTTGTCAAACTGAAGAAATACCGCCACCGGAGGACATTACCGAAGAGCAATTGGCTGACATTTTGCAATCGGAAGTACCCAGCTCCTTTCGTATTCCCATGAGTATTTCCGATCCACGTGTCACAAAGGATAAATCAAATAATTCAGTAGATGTTTGTGATATTGCGATCAATCCTAACTTCtttgtcaaaattcaaaaatccttattatttaaagactttttccTGGCCCTAATTGCCGAAGCTCTTAACGATAAATATAATGTGCAAATAAAAGTTgagaaatcaataatattgcaAAATAGAAAGTTCATTGGCACACTGGTGCGACATCGTGTACGTAATAAGGACGTAAAAACCGTTTTGAACTCATACAAACAACCAAATGAGGAAGACAAAAAGAAATTGGTAGAACTGGAAAAAAGTAGTGGCGGAAAGAATGTGCCATTGGTACAAGAGATTGATACAAATGAGTTGAATGTGCTTAAGCAGAAATCGGAACAATTGAAGCAGAATTCCTACAAAATTAAAGAGGCAATATCACTAGCTGGATCCACAGTGCCGGAGTTTAAGTTACGCGCTAAATTGTCCAAAGAGGAGGTTGAAGAAATACAGGCGGAGTTCTATCTACCAAAATGT CTCTCGTCAAATGAAATCACACTGGATATTGGAGAAGATCGCATTTTATTGGAATCTATGAAGCATGGATATATGTTTGATAAGTTTGTGAATTATCGTTTGAATCAAGAACGTGCTCGAGCAATTTTCGACAAAACCAATAAA atgCTTCAAGTCCGTATTCCTGTATATCCAGTCCATTAG